The following coding sequences are from one Pigmentibacter ruber window:
- a CDS encoding S8/S53 family peptidase has translation MIYSLFIKVSMLLIIFYNGYIFAQIIDENYEHSAYPKYFKPIYRGINVTVIDSEVKENPYINIIKNIYHINTNIHFNQNDMVEYERSVNDYNNSRKIRIHGTAISSIIGSTFIDQHSKHILGLFPGIPIINRVSIPNINASQPFLEALKAAVFSGNEKIINISGGYQGSDYQVWHDYISSLSDRNDFLIIASVGNDNFNMEMLSADKLIWPSAYKPTKVKAKNSDPVIRVGAIKYLENHTVERYTNALGGGSRYSPKRVDIAALGHNVPFLDENGEISFANGTSMSAAIVSGVTAIIWNCQPHATAQEIKKIIIETADTYDNLKDFVKDGRVLNSIKAINKGCTFEESNMENSQTHYEENTEEITELNNIHKNDLKNIPVKWKINISNNGYKNYTLASHESLKSYTEKFSVVNNDHDLQFFLTESGQIVTTDGEKDSIPLCLTVSAVESSEWQKIGFLPCRKSLKIYQEWDLSGIPENVYSYEKYVFSSLKLKNADICLRMKNRFIHWGDLFVSHCADYNDSSYLLSLEFLQTNHGFSKINSIDYEYKKLKVGTKEVGNSYYNYALLRNESQYVFRFDISTFRMLGFKEGKNYDYKMYCLVKNDDSYFKKPLIDMVGKNYSYLKISECNENVYPKEQFYPVSNKTKKDTFYLFSLLEEDIPFTLNDFISSLTEKERTDFNKNLCVGSHKGYLWLGECANYVIGSWHEQTSFSFAD, from the coding sequence ATGATTTATTCTTTATTTATAAAAGTTAGTATGCTTTTAATTATTTTTTATAATGGCTATATTTTTGCGCAAATTATAGATGAAAATTATGAGCATTCTGCTTACCCAAAATATTTTAAACCAATCTATCGTGGAATTAACGTAACTGTGATAGATTCGGAGGTTAAGGAAAATCCGTATATTAATATCATAAAAAATATATATCATATAAATACAAATATACATTTTAATCAAAATGATATGGTAGAATATGAAAGAAGTGTGAATGACTATAATAATTCAAGAAAAATAAGAATTCATGGAACTGCAATATCTTCAATAATTGGATCAACATTTATTGATCAACACAGCAAACATATATTAGGACTTTTTCCTGGAATTCCAATTATAAATAGAGTTTCAATTCCTAATATAAATGCAAGTCAACCTTTTTTAGAGGCATTAAAAGCAGCTGTATTTTCAGGAAATGAAAAAATTATTAATATTTCAGGTGGATATCAAGGAAGTGACTATCAAGTTTGGCATGATTATATATCAAGTTTATCTGATAGAAATGATTTTTTAATTATTGCTTCTGTAGGAAATGATAACTTTAATATGGAAATGTTATCTGCTGATAAACTCATTTGGCCATCAGCTTATAAACCAACTAAAGTAAAGGCAAAAAATTCTGATCCCGTAATTAGAGTAGGTGCAATAAAATATTTAGAGAATCACACAGTAGAACGCTACACAAATGCATTAGGTGGAGGATCGCGTTATAGCCCTAAACGTGTGGACATAGCAGCTTTAGGACACAATGTACCTTTTCTTGATGAAAATGGGGAAATTTCATTTGCCAATGGAACTTCAATGTCTGCTGCAATTGTAAGTGGAGTTACGGCTATCATATGGAATTGTCAGCCGCATGCCACAGCTCAAGAAATAAAGAAAATTATAATAGAAACGGCAGACACATATGATAATCTTAAAGACTTTGTAAAAGACGGTCGTGTTTTAAACTCTATAAAAGCAATTAATAAAGGATGTACTTTTGAAGAAAGTAATATGGAGAATAGTCAAACACATTATGAAGAAAATACAGAAGAAATAACCGAATTAAATAATATTCATAAAAATGATTTAAAGAATATTCCTGTAAAATGGAAAATTAATATTTCAAATAATGGCTATAAAAATTATACATTAGCAAGCCATGAATCATTGAAATCTTATACAGAAAAATTTAGTGTAGTAAATAATGATCATGATCTGCAATTTTTTTTAACAGAATCAGGCCAAATTGTTACAACAGACGGTGAAAAAGATTCTATTCCATTATGTTTAACAGTATCAGCGGTTGAATCATCAGAATGGCAAAAAATTGGTTTTCTACCTTGTAGAAAATCCCTTAAAATATATCAGGAATGGGATTTAAGTGGTATACCTGAGAATGTTTATTCATATGAAAAATATGTCTTTTCTTCTTTGAAACTAAAAAATGCTGATATTTGTTTACGTATGAAAAATAGGTTTATACATTGGGGAGATTTATTTGTTTCTCACTGCGCCGATTATAATGATTCTAGTTATTTGCTATCACTAGAGTTTTTACAAACTAATCATGGTTTTTCTAAAATTAATTCAATTGATTATGAATATAAAAAATTAAAAGTTGGTACAAAAGAAGTAGGAAATTCATATTATAATTATGCTTTACTAAGAAATGAATCGCAATATGTTTTTAGATTTGATATTAGTACTTTTAGAATGCTAGGATTTAAAGAAGGAAAAAATTATGACTATAAAATGTACTGTTTAGTTAAAAATGATGACTCGTATTTTAAAAAACCATTAATTGATATGGTAGGAAAAAATTATAGCTACTTAAAAATATCAGAATGTAACGAAAATGTATATCCTAAAGAACAATTTTATCCAGTTTCAAATAAAACTAAAAAAGATACTTTTTACTTGTTTAGTTTACTTGAAGAAGATATACCTTTTACTTTAAATGATTTTATTTCAAGTTTAACAGAAAAAGAAAGAACAGATTTCAATAAAAATTTATGTGTAGGAAGTCACAAAGGATACTTGTGGCTAGGAGAGTGTGCTAATTATGTTATTGGAAGTTGGCATGAGCAAACTAGTTTTTCTTTTGCAGACTAG
- a CDS encoding ATP-binding cassette domain-containing protein has translation MLTKNNLFKKIFFMRFRFKLVLILFSIVSTIFSLFVPFYQKELIDYLNFSKDFLINYRYFEFIFYIFFFSSISQIFIYFTKYLALKEGSFLQNWLSNFTYSKTLRVKSDADNKISVGESLSIYATDIQTSVAFIDDVFPNFISYFIPIILAPFAIYFITGLNPFIIASIFTGVLFINIILGLKQGKLFFRNKLYSALRIGIVSEWILNIRIIRMLGWTEGIEKKIRESRELETSNRITMVKNAAAINSIGYSSPFLINIFSIYLLYRVDPNGFTAGKIFSLFWLFSVLLTRPMRMIPIMFVSITDCLTSMRRIQNFWEQELEEYENKLPNYQYTSFFIRIKDLNYIKNEKVLLENISLEIKSNEFIAIIGEYGSGKSLIIQALLNLIKTNYKEFTINNQSINEIPLSELRSFFSYVPQDFFVINSNLRDNVAFEYNYTSGDDEKVNNCLELSQFRHENEQFLQGLESNIGERGINLSGGQKQRISLARACYSDRPIILLDDCLSALDIKTQEKIIAELLNGYWKNKLRILVTHKLSVLNSCDRVIFIKNGKIIENGSFPDLVKNSAEVRNFVSNVVLQD, from the coding sequence ATGCTTACTAAAAATAATTTATTTAAAAAAATTTTTTTCATGCGCTTTAGATTTAAGTTAGTTCTAATTTTATTTAGTATTGTATCAACTATTTTTTCTTTATTTGTGCCATTCTATCAAAAAGAATTAATTGATTACCTTAATTTTAGCAAAGATTTTTTAATTAATTATCGTTACTTTGAATTTATATTTTATATTTTCTTTTTTTCCTCTATTTCACAAATATTTATTTATTTCACTAAGTATCTGGCTTTAAAAGAAGGCAGTTTTTTGCAGAATTGGCTTTCAAATTTTACTTATTCGAAGACTTTAAGAGTAAAGAGTGATGCTGACAATAAAATATCTGTTGGAGAATCCTTGTCTATTTATGCAACTGATATTCAAACATCTGTAGCTTTTATTGATGATGTTTTTCCTAATTTTATTTCTTACTTTATCCCAATCATACTTGCTCCATTTGCAATATACTTCATAACAGGTTTAAATCCTTTCATTATAGCATCAATTTTTACAGGTGTACTTTTTATTAATATTATTTTAGGTTTAAAACAAGGAAAATTATTTTTTAGAAATAAATTATATTCGGCATTAAGAATTGGAATTGTTTCTGAATGGATTTTAAATATTAGAATTATAAGAATGCTTGGATGGACTGAAGGAATTGAAAAAAAAATAAGAGAAAGTAGGGAATTAGAAACATCCAATAGAATTACAATGGTTAAAAATGCTGCAGCTATTAATTCAATTGGATATTCATCTCCTTTTTTAATTAATATTTTCAGTATTTACTTATTGTATAGAGTAGATCCAAATGGATTTACTGCGGGAAAAATTTTTAGTTTATTTTGGTTATTTAGTGTCCTTTTAACCAGACCAATGCGAATGATTCCAATAATGTTTGTTTCTATAACAGATTGTTTAACTTCAATGCGAAGAATTCAAAATTTTTGGGAACAAGAATTAGAAGAGTATGAAAATAAGCTTCCAAATTACCAATATACTAGTTTTTTCATAAGAATTAAAGATCTAAATTACATTAAAAATGAAAAAGTATTACTTGAAAATATTTCATTGGAAATAAAGTCAAACGAATTTATTGCAATTATTGGTGAATATGGTTCTGGTAAAAGTTTAATCATTCAAGCGTTATTAAACTTAATAAAAACAAACTACAAAGAGTTTACAATAAATAATCAATCTATAAATGAAATACCACTATCAGAATTAAGATCTTTCTTTAGCTATGTTCCTCAGGACTTTTTCGTAATAAATTCTAACTTGAGAGATAACGTTGCTTTTGAATATAACTATACATCAGGAGATGATGAAAAAGTAAATAATTGCTTAGAATTATCTCAGTTTAGGCATGAAAACGAACAGTTTTTACAAGGTTTAGAATCGAATATTGGGGAGAGAGGAATTAATTTATCAGGAGGTCAAAAACAAAGAATTTCTCTAGCAAGAGCATGTTATTCCGATAGACCAATAATTTTATTAGATGATTGTTTAAGCGCATTAGATATTAAAACTCAGGAAAAGATTATTGCTGAATTACTTAATGGTTATTGGAAAAATAAGCTTAGAATTTTAGTTACACATAAATTATCTGTTTTAAATAGTTGTGACAGAGTCATTTTTATAAAAAATGGTAAAATAATAGAAAATGGAAGCTTTCCAGATCTAGTAAAAAATTCTGCTGAAGTAAGAAACTTTGTCTCTAATGTTGTTTTACAGGATTAA
- a CDS encoding cyclic nucleotide-binding domain-containing protein, producing the protein MFNELRKFSLFTDLTDNQIERLQEISFEIKLKSGEIFIHEGKIEQKFYIIIEGEVEIIKKNGDRYYPLAKLNSGEIVGEMALFENSARSASVKSVEDSKLICFDLEKIKTDSNYLDIYAKFTSYFGDKISKRLRYTNEVTVEVLKERLAIGNFAVNIIAITTLYAISLQMLQKLKNYMSNSTLVTIIVLSMFCYFIISMMLKSGYPLKAFGITTEHWKKSVFESIIYTIPFLIIILAIKFCLILFIPRLNNIPLFDPTAIFKSAADINMKVYFAALSGYIVFVPIQELIVRSGIQSALQKFLTGSKFKTKWSAIILSNILFAGGHSHISAGFALSVFVPGIFWGWLYAKQNSLIGVSISHILIGVWAAFIVGFENIF; encoded by the coding sequence ATGTTCAATGAGCTCCGAAAATTTTCATTATTTACTGATTTAACGGATAATCAAATTGAAAGACTCCAAGAAATTTCATTTGAAATAAAACTAAAATCTGGAGAAATTTTTATTCATGAAGGAAAAATTGAGCAAAAATTTTATATTATCATTGAAGGTGAAGTTGAAATAATTAAAAAAAATGGAGATAGATATTATCCTCTAGCAAAATTAAATAGTGGAGAAATTGTTGGCGAAATGGCTTTGTTTGAAAACTCAGCCCGTTCAGCAAGTGTTAAATCAGTTGAAGACTCAAAATTAATTTGCTTTGATTTAGAAAAAATTAAAACTGATAGTAATTATTTAGATATTTATGCAAAATTTACATCTTATTTTGGTGATAAAATATCAAAGCGTTTGCGTTATACAAATGAAGTTACAGTGGAAGTATTAAAAGAAAGGTTAGCTATAGGTAATTTTGCAGTTAATATCATAGCTATCACAACTCTGTATGCAATCTCTTTGCAAATGTTACAAAAATTAAAAAATTATATGTCAAATTCGACTCTAGTAACAATAATTGTTTTATCGATGTTTTGTTATTTTATTATTTCAATGATGTTAAAAAGTGGCTATCCTTTAAAAGCATTCGGAATAACAACTGAACATTGGAAAAAATCTGTTTTTGAATCTATCATTTACACAATTCCTTTTCTTATAATTATTTTAGCTATTAAATTTTGTTTAATATTATTCATACCAAGATTAAATAATATACCTTTATTTGATCCAACAGCAATTTTTAAATCAGCTGCGGATATAAATATGAAAGTATACTTTGCAGCTCTTTCTGGATACATTGTTTTTGTCCCTATTCAAGAATTAATTGTTAGAAGCGGAATTCAATCTGCCTTGCAAAAATTTTTAACAGGATCAAAATTTAAAACAAAATGGTCAGCAATTATTTTGTCAAATATTCTTTTTGCAGGTGGACATTCACATATAAGTGCAGGTTTTGCGTTATCCGTATTTGTTCCTGGCATATTTTGGGGATGGCTATATGCCAAACAAAATTCACTTATAGGTGTTAGTATCTCTCATATTTTAATTGGAGTATGGGCCGCATTTATAGTGGGTTTTGAAAATATTTTTTAA
- the purH gene encoding bifunctional phosphoribosylaminoimidazolecarboxamide formyltransferase/IMP cyclohydrolase, translated as MSIQVVQVKVEDQITVQRILLSLSDKTGLSEICKAFSKFNCQLYATTSTYRAIKEMGFSCQQIENITEFPEIIGGRVKTLHPKIFGGILGRPNLESDFADMQKHGILPFDVVICNLYPFQSALEKNSSEAELIENIDIGGVSLLRAAAKNHSSVSILCDVRDYALFIQELEENSGKISYNTRKKLALKAFKETAAYDQTIASALEKKFELINNFENKNGPIREANYLSINQIPDSVTLSLKKEKTLRYGENPHQMAALYSFIDLNENKYSCLTNMECFHGKELSYNNVLDIEHAIRLAYEFKMKKAAVILKHNTPCGVGVSHSSIFQAYLDAFNSDPISPFGGIVCLTDIVTEELANKMSEIFLEVIIAPNFTSDALNILQKKKNIRLVKFNFDLPLANKTIFTHVQGGFLAQSSNETVLDFNNLTYPTILKPNKEILDSLIIGMTVVKHVRSNAIVLANSKQTISIAGGFTNRVDAVEHCLKKTRLSLEDAVLASDAFFPFPDSIDLIQKAGIKYIIQPGGSIQDQEVIKACDHYGIAMVFTGIRHFKH; from the coding sequence ATGAGTATTCAAGTTGTGCAAGTAAAAGTTGAAGATCAAATAACTGTGCAAAGGATATTACTTTCATTAAGCGATAAAACGGGTCTTTCAGAAATATGTAAAGCGTTTTCGAAGTTTAATTGTCAGTTGTATGCAACTACGTCTACCTATCGAGCTATTAAAGAAATGGGTTTTTCATGTCAACAAATTGAAAATATTACTGAATTTCCAGAAATTATTGGTGGAAGAGTGAAAACTTTACATCCGAAAATTTTTGGTGGGATTCTTGGACGTCCTAATTTAGAAAGTGATTTTGCTGATATGCAAAAGCACGGAATTTTACCCTTTGACGTTGTCATTTGTAATTTATATCCTTTTCAATCAGCACTTGAGAAAAACTCTTCTGAAGCAGAACTTATTGAAAATATAGATATTGGTGGAGTGAGTTTATTACGTGCTGCTGCTAAAAATCATTCTTCAGTATCTATACTTTGTGATGTGAGAGACTATGCACTTTTTATTCAAGAATTAGAAGAAAATTCAGGAAAAATATCTTATAATACAAGAAAAAAACTTGCTTTAAAAGCATTTAAAGAAACAGCTGCATATGATCAAACTATTGCAAGCGCACTTGAAAAGAAATTTGAATTAATAAATAATTTTGAAAATAAAAATGGACCAATTCGCGAAGCAAATTATCTGAGTATCAATCAAATACCAGATTCAGTGACTTTGTCTTTGAAAAAAGAAAAAACTTTGCGCTATGGAGAAAATCCGCACCAAATGGCAGCTTTGTATAGTTTTATTGATCTAAATGAAAATAAATATTCCTGTTTAACAAATATGGAATGCTTTCATGGTAAAGAACTTAGCTACAATAATGTTTTAGATATTGAGCATGCAATTCGTTTGGCTTATGAATTTAAAATGAAAAAAGCTGCGGTTATTTTAAAACATAATACACCTTGTGGCGTTGGAGTATCACATTCATCAATTTTTCAAGCATACTTAGATGCTTTTAATTCTGATCCAATTAGCCCTTTTGGTGGTATTGTTTGCTTAACTGATATTGTTACAGAAGAATTAGCAAATAAAATGAGCGAAATATTTTTGGAAGTAATTATTGCTCCAAACTTTACTAGTGATGCTTTAAATATTTTGCAAAAAAAGAAAAATATCCGTTTAGTTAAATTTAATTTTGATTTACCACTTGCAAATAAAACTATATTTACCCACGTACAAGGTGGTTTTTTAGCTCAAAGCTCTAATGAAACAGTTTTAGACTTCAATAATTTAACTTATCCAACTATTTTAAAACCCAACAAAGAAATTCTGGATTCATTAATTATCGGTATGACTGTTGTAAAACATGTTCGTTCAAATGCAATAGTGCTTGCAAATTCAAAGCAAACAATTTCTATTGCAGGAGGTTTTACCAATAGAGTAGATGCAGTAGAGCACTGTCTTAAGAAAACAAGATTAAGTTTAGAGGATGCAGTTCTAGCTAGCGATGCTTTTTTCCCATTTCCCGATAGTATCGATCTTATACAGAAAGCGGGTATCAAATATATTATCCAACCTGGAGGTAGTATCCAAGATCAAGAAGTTATAAAGGCTTGTGACCATTATGGAATAGCAATGGTTTTCACAGGTATTAGACACTTTAAGCATTAA
- a CDS encoding DHA2 family efflux MFS transporter permease subunit, whose translation MQFFSKNFAIIVIVAMAFFIELLDTTIINTSIPQIAQSFNAPALTIKIAITSYLMALAIFIPISGWLADKYGTKNIFLSAIVLFTLSSLFCGISQSIFQLALFRFIQGIGGALMIPIGRLIVLQAFSNQDLLKIMSYISILALIGPVLGPLLGGYITTYYSWHWIFFINIPLGVFEFLLAYKFITNEKANQLKKLDLKGFILIALGLTFVAFSAENLSEKLISKTIIWTLLIIGIIFIFLYVAYSKKTKHPILNLNLFKINSFLIGNLQLLTSIIAAGGLSFVLPIMLQTYFKLNPLYSGLYTAPIAVGAILIRPFIPFLVKNIGYKKLLTFNTILLSCCLFAFYLISNINHIYLILLGINYGIFYTIQISCSAVIGYLNIENKDKSAATSLQSTNQQFSLTLCICINAFLIHIFNINNNYSIENSHNIEAFQYTFLTLSFILLLNLLYIKKLKI comes from the coding sequence ATGCAATTTTTTTCTAAAAATTTTGCCATCATAGTAATTGTTGCGATGGCTTTTTTTATTGAACTTTTAGATACAACAATAATTAATACTTCTATTCCACAAATTGCACAAAGTTTTAATGCTCCAGCATTGACAATTAAAATAGCAATTACTAGTTACTTAATGGCACTTGCAATTTTTATCCCAATCAGTGGTTGGCTCGCCGATAAATATGGAACTAAAAATATATTTCTCAGCGCTATTGTTCTGTTTACTTTAAGTTCTTTGTTTTGTGGAATCTCTCAGTCCATATTTCAATTAGCACTATTCCGTTTTATTCAAGGCATTGGTGGTGCTTTAATGATACCTATAGGAAGACTTATCGTTTTACAAGCTTTTTCAAATCAAGATTTATTAAAGATAATGAGTTACATCTCTATTCTTGCACTGATTGGACCTGTTTTAGGTCCTTTACTAGGTGGTTATATTACAACTTACTATTCTTGGCATTGGATATTTTTTATCAATATCCCTTTAGGAGTTTTTGAATTTTTATTGGCTTATAAATTTATTACTAACGAAAAAGCAAATCAATTGAAAAAACTAGATTTAAAAGGTTTTATTTTAATTGCACTTGGTTTAACATTTGTTGCATTTAGTGCTGAAAATTTAAGTGAAAAATTAATTTCAAAAACAATTATATGGACTTTATTAATTATTGGGATAATTTTCATATTTTTATATGTAGCATATTCAAAAAAAACAAAACATCCTATTTTAAATTTAAATTTGTTTAAAATTAATTCTTTTCTAATCGGAAATCTTCAGTTATTAACTTCAATAATTGCTGCAGGAGGTCTTTCATTTGTTCTTCCAATAATGCTCCAAACATATTTTAAATTAAATCCATTGTATTCAGGTTTATATACAGCCCCTATTGCTGTTGGCGCTATTTTGATAAGACCTTTTATCCCATTTCTTGTAAAAAATATAGGATATAAAAAACTTCTTACATTCAATACTATATTACTTTCTTGTTGTTTATTTGCCTTTTATTTAATTTCAAATATTAACCATATATATTTAATTTTATTAGGAATTAATTATGGAATTTTTTATACTATTCAAATTTCATGCTCTGCGGTAATAGGATATTTGAATATTGAAAATAAAGATAAAAGTGCTGCTACTAGTTTACAAAGTACAAATCAACAATTTTCATTAACTCTTTGCATTTGTATTAATGCATTTCTTATTCATATATTCAATATAAACAATAATTATTCTATAGAAAATTCACATAACATTGAAGCCTTTCAATATACATTTCTCACTTTATCATTTATTTTATTATTAAATCTTCTTTATATTAAAAAATTAAAAATATAA
- a CDS encoding substrate-binding periplasmic protein, translated as MKILCCIIFLVFPIAFAVETEKTVSIGRIMFTKNQILGSHILTDIYKQAKIKVEFIDLPGYRVTEELKSGNICAEVFRPFSYGEDHPYFIRISQPINYMQLKAYALKRKKIKIQNWESLKSHSIGIIKGSVLVEKKTADIKDKILVNTIEQLLEMLIKNRVDLFITDEFNAKIFLKQSEHAKLIEELNPPLTEKIPLYHYFSNNCKNISEIIEKKVVELQETKKLEKIINKNREKMFQD; from the coding sequence TTGAAAATATTGTGCTGCATAATTTTTCTTGTATTTCCAATAGCATTTGCAGTTGAAACAGAAAAAACTGTTTCAATAGGTAGAATTATGTTTACAAAAAACCAAATTTTAGGTTCACATATTTTAACTGATATATACAAACAAGCAAAAATTAAAGTTGAATTTATTGATTTACCTGGCTACAGAGTTACAGAGGAATTAAAAAGTGGAAACATTTGTGCTGAAGTTTTTCGACCTTTTAGTTATGGCGAAGATCATCCTTATTTTATAAGAATTTCTCAGCCAATAAACTATATGCAACTAAAAGCCTATGCTTTAAAAAGAAAGAAAATTAAAATACAAAATTGGGAAAGTTTAAAAAGTCACTCTATAGGCATAATTAAAGGTTCTGTGCTTGTGGAAAAAAAGACTGCTGACATAAAAGATAAAATTCTTGTAAACACTATTGAACAGCTTTTAGAGATGTTAATAAAAAATAGGGTTGATTTATTTATAACGGATGAGTTTAATGCAAAAATATTTTTAAAGCAATCTGAGCATGCTAAATTAATTGAAGAGTTAAATCCTCCTCTAACAGAAAAAATACCTTTATATCATTATTTTAGTAATAATTGCAAAAATATTTCTGAAATTATAGAGAAAAAAGTTGTAGAACTTCAGGAGACAAAAAAATTAGAAAAGATTATAAATAAAAACAGAGAAAAAATGTTTCAGGACTAA
- a CDS encoding substrate-binding periplasmic protein codes for MKYLKLTTILYFLYMGNFAYSESINVAFNIWCPWMCDNLDKPGLVIELVENAFKNDGINVEFQKTSWSIGIDEVREGRINGILAPAKVEAPDFIFSHEPVAYQQMCFYVKKSSKWTYKNTDSLKDIRIATIQGANYPGMSDYLNKSHSDKKVKINQISAEDVFNAGFKLLGSNDVDTFVVDSITADYFLRTNFYIDQYKKVGCLKAENLYFALSPKNKEKSIRLMKIFDNSFETIKLSDNFQKLYDKYGIQKWEIKN; via the coding sequence ATGAAATATTTAAAGCTAACTACAATTCTATATTTTTTGTATATGGGAAATTTTGCTTATTCTGAATCAATAAATGTGGCTTTTAATATTTGGTGTCCTTGGATGTGTGACAATCTTGACAAACCTGGACTAGTTATTGAGCTTGTTGAAAATGCATTTAAAAATGACGGAATAAATGTTGAGTTTCAAAAGACTTCTTGGAGTATTGGGATTGATGAAGTACGTGAAGGTAGGATTAATGGTATTTTAGCACCAGCAAAAGTGGAAGCTCCTGATTTCATTTTTAGTCACGAACCTGTAGCATATCAACAAATGTGCTTTTATGTTAAGAAATCATCTAAATGGACTTATAAAAATACTGATTCTTTAAAAGATATTAGAATTGCAACTATTCAAGGGGCAAATTATCCTGGAATGTCTGATTATTTAAATAAAAGTCATTCAGATAAAAAAGTAAAAATTAATCAAATTAGTGCTGAGGACGTTTTTAATGCAGGTTTTAAATTGCTGGGTAGTAATGACGTAGATACTTTTGTTGTAGACTCTATTACAGCAGATTATTTTTTAAGAACAAATTTTTATATTGATCAATATAAAAAAGTTGGCTGTTTAAAGGCAGAAAATTTGTACTTTGCCCTTAGCCCAAAGAATAAAGAGAAAAGCATTCGACTTATGAAAATATTTGATAATAGCTTTGAGACAATTAAATTGTCTGATAATTTTCAAAAGCTCTATGATAAATACGGAATTCAAAAATGGGAAATAAAAAATTAA
- a CDS encoding substrate-binding periplasmic protein, translating into MKKILLVLVFLVCHSAFAEYNSVSIAWDYNCPWMCNTPSKPGFLFELVTEIYRLSNIKIQFQKNSWPLAKLEVQEGRVLGLLSPSKEEAVGFYFPKKHLAKRHMCFFANKNLNWSYTDERSLANIKLGVSYRNSHNELNKYIENSRENIKKVKFLNVEDIYETGFSNLKSNQFDVLLVDHSAGDYFLKKTNQEHEFKKVGCLELEKIYLAFSPKFQNKSIYLAGLLDKNIEILKKNKFFEILKKKYSIDEFNFEE; encoded by the coding sequence ATGAAAAAAATCTTACTTGTTTTAGTATTTTTAGTTTGTCATTCTGCTTTTGCTGAATATAATTCAGTTAGTATTGCTTGGGATTATAATTGCCCTTGGATGTGTAATACTCCTTCAAAACCAGGCTTTTTATTTGAACTAGTAACAGAAATTTATCGTTTGAGTAATATTAAAATTCAGTTTCAAAAAAATTCGTGGCCATTAGCAAAATTAGAAGTTCAAGAAGGGCGAGTATTAGGCTTATTAAGTCCTTCAAAAGAGGAAGCTGTAGGATTTTATTTTCCAAAAAAACATTTAGCAAAAAGACATATGTGTTTTTTTGCAAATAAAAATTTGAATTGGAGTTATACTGATGAAAGATCTTTAGCAAATATTAAATTAGGAGTTTCTTACAGAAATAGTCATAATGAGCTAAATAAATATATTGAAAATAGCAGAGAAAATATAAAAAAAGTAAAATTTTTGAATGTAGAAGATATTTATGAAACAGGATTTAGTAATTTAAAAAGCAATCAATTTGATGTTTTATTAGTAGATCATTCCGCAGGAGATTATTTTTTAAAAAAAACAAATCAAGAACATGAATTTAAAAAAGTTGGATGTCTTGAACTTGAAAAAATATATTTAGCATTTTCTCCAAAGTTTCAAAATAAAAGTATTTATTTAGCAGGTTTATTAGATAAAAATATTGAAATTTTGAAAAAAAATAAATTTTTTGAAATATTAAAGAAAAAATATAGTATAGATGAATTTAACTTTGAAGAGTAA